A genomic segment from Bdellovibrio sp. ArHS encodes:
- a CDS encoding response regulator transcription factor, whose translation MTTIFLLEDDPILGKAIQLQLELQAYKVEWAQNLGEAKKRTAMTSPPDLFILDVNLPDGNGYDFCQWLRAEKLHTPVIFLTARTDEESVVRGFEEGANDYVRKPFSQKELSVRIRNQLSDTKAKLDLVRFNGVTLIKNQQVLKYGDSLISLNRREFEILTTFFEQPETIVTREQLIGRLASGDEIYDRTVDSHISHIRSKLTQNGVKGVKINSVYGQGYRLEKAV comes from the coding sequence ATGACAACGATATTTCTTTTAGAAGACGATCCTATTCTTGGAAAAGCAATCCAACTGCAACTGGAACTTCAAGCTTACAAAGTGGAATGGGCACAAAATCTGGGCGAGGCCAAAAAAAGAACGGCCATGACTTCGCCACCAGACCTCTTCATTCTCGATGTCAACCTGCCGGACGGCAACGGCTACGATTTTTGTCAATGGTTGCGGGCAGAAAAACTCCATACCCCTGTGATCTTTTTAACCGCCCGAACTGACGAAGAAAGTGTTGTGCGGGGTTTTGAGGAAGGTGCCAACGACTACGTCCGAAAGCCTTTTAGCCAAAAGGAGCTCAGCGTCCGCATCCGCAATCAACTTTCTGATACCAAAGCGAAATTAGATCTTGTTCGCTTCAACGGAGTAACCTTGATCAAAAATCAGCAAGTGCTCAAATATGGAGATTCTTTGATCAGTCTGAATCGTCGTGAATTCGAAATTCTTACGACATTCTTTGAACAACCTGAAACGATCGTCACGCGAGAGCAACTCATTGGTCGCCTGGCCTCGGGTGATGAAATTTATGATCGCACCGTCGACTCACACATCAGTCACATTCGCTCAAAGCTGACTCAAAATGGCGTCAAAGGTGTCAAAATTAATTCGGTCTATGGACAGGGATACCGGCTTGAGAAAGCTGTATGA
- a CDS encoding HAMP domain-containing sensor histidine kinase, which yields MITKPLFRKNFFIFVSIILVFVMVAFASSWILTSFERDRMFLRPAGMNRALLDAYDKDPFKALPRLNDFAQKNDLEPHDLINADGISLTTGKRVLPVPLSSQQRRDLHKDLSVSLGPSEARRMPGPPPDFVSVTNKEGVFLYTKMGHPQDKPPMGPIVTLIVLVACIILSIGIALLYQFSKYQERSIEALQVLNSLREGNLSARLPARKFDELAQLTDAFNQMAGDLENMVEQLRKADRSRRELLQDLAHDLRTPLTSLRSFLETLQTANHQLSEDKRQEVLSLSFSEVEYFGKLVEDLLFLAQITEPRYSMSAEVVNLDARVRDQITIFKQRYPSHQFELHKSGENFEIKGSSRLLDRLLRNAFENSASFAKSKVTIELIQHGAVLRLNLLDDGPGFSKEGLAAFGHKKSSRTVISGADESQRISVGIGSVIMKEIAQLHEGELSAENQMADHRILGAKVSFSFARS from the coding sequence ATGATAACTAAGCCCCTTTTTCGTAAGAACTTTTTTATTTTTGTTTCGATCATTTTAGTCTTCGTGATGGTGGCTTTCGCCAGTTCATGGATTCTGACAAGCTTCGAACGCGACCGGATGTTTTTGCGGCCAGCAGGAATGAACCGGGCTCTTCTGGATGCCTATGATAAAGATCCATTTAAAGCTCTTCCCCGACTGAACGACTTCGCTCAAAAAAATGACCTTGAGCCACACGACTTAATTAATGCCGACGGTATAAGTTTAACAACAGGCAAAAGAGTTCTTCCTGTCCCCTTAAGTTCCCAACAAAGGCGAGACCTGCACAAAGACCTTTCGGTTTCTTTAGGACCTTCAGAAGCGCGACGCATGCCTGGGCCTCCTCCTGACTTTGTCTCTGTGACAAATAAAGAAGGTGTATTTTTATATACCAAAATGGGCCACCCCCAAGACAAACCGCCCATGGGACCAATAGTCACTTTGATCGTGCTGGTGGCTTGTATTATTTTATCCATCGGCATCGCTCTTCTCTATCAATTTTCAAAATATCAAGAACGTTCGATCGAGGCGCTGCAAGTTTTGAATTCCCTCAGGGAAGGAAACCTTTCCGCCCGTCTGCCTGCACGCAAATTTGATGAATTGGCCCAATTAACCGATGCCTTCAATCAAATGGCGGGAGATTTAGAAAACATGGTCGAGCAATTGCGGAAAGCGGATCGTAGCCGTCGCGAGTTACTGCAGGATTTGGCTCACGATTTAAGAACGCCGCTGACCTCGTTGCGTTCCTTTCTTGAAACCTTACAGACCGCCAATCACCAGCTTTCAGAGGATAAAAGACAAGAGGTTCTATCGCTGAGTTTTTCAGAGGTGGAATACTTTGGAAAGTTAGTTGAGGATCTGCTTTTTTTGGCACAAATCACCGAACCAAGATATTCAATGAGTGCCGAAGTAGTGAATCTTGATGCCCGTGTGCGCGACCAAATAACGATTTTTAAACAGCGCTATCCAAGTCATCAATTTGAACTTCACAAGTCCGGCGAAAATTTTGAAATAAAAGGTTCTTCTCGTCTATTGGACCGGCTGCTGCGAAATGCATTTGAAAATTCCGCCTCTTTTGCTAAGTCCAAAGTAACAATCGAGTTGATCCAGCACGGCGCGGTTCTTCGCCTGAATCTTCTGGATGACGGGCCAGGATTCAGCAAAGAAGGTCTGGCGGCATTCGGTCACAAAAAATCCAGTCGCACGGTGATCTCGGGGGCCGACGAAAGCCAACGTATTTCCGTCGGTATTGGTTCTGTCATCATGAAAGAAATCGCCCAACTGCACGAGGGTGAACTTTCTGCGGAAAACCAGATGGCAGATCACCGCATTCTAGGCGCAAAAGTCTCATTTTCATTCGCCAGGTCCTAG
- a CDS encoding L,D-transpeptidase family protein, with amino-acid sequence MKLILIAFLHTLLLMGTQAKAQFTQAARADYLNVIDELDLGDMRNTMLNVGNEGLNPNRYWTTGMEQAWKAGGYWDANLKRQANENFLLLLEDMNGGVVDPGTMGSDVKMTKKSFVSDKQLRVLMYTHGLRSQPLLMSFSSQSAPYIALKEALRRITSYCNNGLWGSLPPPSKKVELGGSDPAIPAWKERLRLLGYKVTSVDQTFDTQMMTAINDIQWLNKVVPDGSITATGSTYKYLNTGCVERARQIRLDMEKLRWFPQTFEDRYIYVNLAMTQFNLIDKQSGTSMNFRTINGRTARPSPTMKDKIVYIVINPYWVVPPTIFREDKMEDLKGLSPSQITEYFDSHNYELWNSTFTKRVDPSTVDWNSLDPNSDNLFYIRQRPHLGNALGVLKFMMTNPYAIYLHDTNQRELFADGQRQLSSGCIRLEQPVELAEYLLKGTNWNRGAIESAMAKPGEVMENDTRVNLQKPIPVYLVFQTSSMNSDGVIRFSEDTYRQGARLLQRGAF; translated from the coding sequence ATGAAATTGATTCTAATCGCTTTTCTTCACACGTTGCTATTGATGGGGACGCAGGCAAAAGCCCAATTTACGCAGGCCGCGCGTGCCGACTACCTGAACGTTATTGATGAGCTCGATTTAGGCGACATGCGAAACACGATGCTCAATGTTGGCAATGAGGGTTTAAATCCGAATCGCTATTGGACGACCGGGATGGAGCAAGCCTGGAAAGCCGGTGGCTACTGGGATGCTAATCTGAAACGGCAAGCCAATGAAAATTTTCTGCTGCTTCTGGAAGACATGAATGGCGGCGTTGTCGACCCGGGTACGATGGGTTCTGACGTGAAAATGACAAAAAAGTCCTTCGTCAGCGACAAACAGCTGCGCGTCTTGATGTACACGCACGGTTTGCGCTCTCAGCCTTTATTGATGAGCTTTTCTTCTCAATCGGCTCCTTACATTGCGCTCAAAGAAGCTCTTCGTCGAATCACTTCTTATTGTAACAACGGCCTTTGGGGAAGTTTACCACCACCGTCTAAAAAGGTGGAATTAGGTGGCAGTGATCCGGCTATTCCCGCCTGGAAAGAGCGTCTGCGCTTGTTGGGTTACAAAGTGACCAGTGTGGATCAGACTTTCGATACGCAGATGATGACCGCTATCAATGATATTCAATGGCTCAATAAAGTTGTTCCCGATGGCTCGATCACGGCAACGGGAAGCACTTACAAATATCTTAATACGGGTTGTGTGGAACGGGCTCGCCAAATTCGTCTAGACATGGAAAAGCTGCGTTGGTTTCCGCAAACCTTTGAAGATCGTTATATTTATGTGAACTTGGCGATGACTCAGTTCAATCTTATCGACAAGCAGTCGGGCACAAGTATGAACTTTCGCACCATCAACGGCCGCACCGCACGCCCGTCGCCAACGATGAAGGACAAAATCGTGTACATTGTGATCAACCCCTATTGGGTGGTTCCGCCCACGATCTTCCGCGAAGACAAGATGGAGGATTTAAAAGGCTTAAGCCCTTCGCAAATCACCGAATATTTTGACAGCCATAACTATGAACTTTGGAATAGCACCTTCACAAAACGGGTGGACCCTTCGACGGTGGATTGGAACTCGCTCGATCCTAACTCGGACAACTTGTTTTATATTCGTCAGCGACCTCATTTGGGAAATGCTCTGGGGGTTTTGAAGTTTATGATGACGAATCCCTATGCGATTTATTTGCACGACACCAATCAGCGGGAGCTTTTCGCTGATGGACAACGGCAATTGAGCTCCGGCTGCATTCGTCTGGAACAACCTGTAGAGCTGGCCGAATATCTTTTAAAAGGGACTAACTGGAATCGTGGCGCTATCGAGTCGGCGATGGCAAAACCCGGCGAGGTCATGGAAAACGACACCAGGGTCAATTTGCAGAAACCCATCCCGGTCTATCTTGTGTTTCAAACTTCAAGTATGAACTCAGATGGTGTGATCCGATTCTCTGAAGATACTTACCGTCAAGGAGCTCGGCTTCTTCAGCGCGGAGCTTTTTGA
- a CDS encoding HIT family protein: MPSIFTKIIQGELPSYKIYEDDQILSFLALDQVNLGHTLVICKEEINHWTEVPAETYSHLHQVSQKIGKAILKASGAPRVGQMVAGFEVPHYHLHLIPAWSIPDLDFKRAKRRSDEEMKQIQAAIITHLDEMK, translated from the coding sequence ATGCCCTCAATTTTTACTAAAATTATTCAAGGTGAGCTTCCTTCCTACAAGATTTACGAAGACGACCAAATTCTTTCTTTCTTGGCGCTGGATCAGGTGAACTTGGGTCATACGTTGGTGATTTGCAAAGAGGAAATCAATCATTGGACCGAAGTTCCGGCGGAAACCTATTCTCATCTACATCAGGTTTCGCAAAAAATTGGCAAGGCTATTTTGAAGGCATCAGGAGCCCCTCGCGTCGGTCAGATGGTAGCCGGTTTTGAGGTGCCTCACTATCACTTGCATTTAATTCCAGCTTGGTCGATTCCGGATTTAGACTTTAAACGTGCGAAACGTCGTTCCGACGAAGAGATGAAGCAGATTCAAGCGGCCATTATCACCCATCTTGACGAAATGAAGTAA
- a CDS encoding DUF1653 domain-containing protein: MTEQNKYQDIIPGAIYQHYKGKQYRVIGVGKHSESLEDVVLYEALYDNPLGRLWCRPAVMWSEIVEVGGEKVPRFKFLFK, encoded by the coding sequence ATGACAGAACAGAATAAATACCAAGATATTATTCCCGGCGCCATTTACCAGCACTATAAAGGAAAACAGTATCGCGTGATTGGGGTCGGCAAACACAGCGAAAGTTTGGAGGATGTCGTATTGTACGAAGCTCTTTATGACAATCCACTCGGCCGATTGTGGTGTCGTCCCGCCGTCATGTGGTCAGAGATCGTCGAGGTTGGTGGCGAGAAAGTTCCACGCTTTAAGTTCCTATTTAAGTAA